A single Inediibacterium massiliense DNA region contains:
- a CDS encoding ArsR/SmtB family transcription factor, with protein sequence MHTYKTNPEIFEKKSKILKALAHPVRLCIVLNLYHNGPINVTHMQNCLDKPQSTISQHISTLKAADIIVGERKGTEILYSIKNDEVKKILQALF encoded by the coding sequence ATGCATACTTATAAAACAAATCCTGAAATTTTTGAAAAAAAATCAAAAATACTAAAAGCACTAGCACACCCTGTTAGACTTTGTATCGTGCTAAATCTCTACCATAATGGACCGATAAATGTAACTCATATGCAAAATTGTTTAGATAAACCACAATCCACTATATCTCAACATATATCCACTTTAAAAGCTGCAGATATTATTGTTGGAGAAAGAAAAGGTACAGAAATCTTATATTCTATTAAAAATGACGAAGTGAAAAAAATTCTT